A genomic segment from bacterium encodes:
- a CDS encoding cytochrome c, with the protein MQLRHVCGVAVLVAAASLAPYVSAQRDAPSDPAKIQKARTALMKNINQDMRKARVAIKKKAFQELAATSKELSALIARIPELSPKGSAFGTTRIKSEVWKKFDHFRKLSTESSAAAARLAKVAAEGDQKSATQAFRGLAKTCTNCHKPYREKKTEE; encoded by the coding sequence ATGCAGCTTCGGCATGTGTGTGGGGTGGCGGTTCTCGTTGCGGCCGCCTCGCTCGCCCCGTACGTCTCGGCCCAGAGAGACGCCCCCAGCGATCCCGCCAAGATCCAGAAGGCCCGAACCGCCTTGATGAAAAACATCAACCAGGACATGCGGAAGGCCCGCGTTGCCATTAAAAAGAAAGCCTTCCAGGAACTGGCGGCCACCAGCAAGGAACTCAGCGCGCTCATCGCCCGCATCCCGGAGTTGAGCCCCAAGGGCAGCGCCTTCGGCACGACGCGCATCAAGTCCGAGGTGTGGAAAAAATTTGATCATTTCCGGAAGCTTTCCACCGAATCCTCCGCCGCGGCCGCCCGGCTGGCGAAAGTGGCCGCGGAAGGCGACCAGAAGTCCGCGACGCAGGCCTTCCGGGGCCTCGCGAAAACCTGCACCAATTGCCATAAACCGTACCGGGAGAAAAAAACGGAAGAATGA